From Actinosynnema mirum DSM 43827, a single genomic window includes:
- a CDS encoding restriction endonuclease subunit S, which translates to MNSVLGIPISDTWTTSPLKRITSVLNRGSAPEYVDESPVRVISQAANQYGGLDWSRTRFHNFNGDPTKLKGHLQENDIIINSTGTGTLGRVGYFTEPLNGIPCMADGHVTVVRVKKHKVNPRFVYYWLTSKPFQEYIHSSLAIGATNQIELNRDRLSDTHIPNPPISEQQRIVDFLEAETAHIDRLIETQNRVLEKLAERRMAGITQAVSGTDQTGTRPSSLTWLEKIPSTWKEVRLSLIARMGSGHTPSRSHPEWWVDCTIPWITTGEVRQVRNDRLEDLHETREKISELGLANSAAELRPAGTVVLCRTASAGYSAVMGTDMATSQDFVTWTCGPRLNPYYLLWCLRAMRPDLLGRLAMGSTHKTIYVPDLQMLRIPLPPIGEQQKIVQQIREQNARIDRLADAVRLQVALLAERRQALITAAVTGQIDVSTASGRGIED; encoded by the coding sequence ATGAATTCCGTACTTGGAATCCCCATTTCAGACACTTGGACAACTTCACCACTGAAGCGCATAACTTCAGTTTTGAACCGCGGCTCTGCTCCAGAATACGTCGACGAAAGCCCAGTACGAGTAATCAGTCAAGCGGCCAACCAATACGGAGGACTGGATTGGTCTCGCACACGTTTCCATAACTTCAACGGCGATCCCACAAAGCTCAAGGGCCACCTTCAAGAAAATGATATAATCATTAACTCAACCGGAACGGGAACGCTTGGTCGCGTCGGCTACTTCACAGAACCACTAAACGGAATCCCCTGCATGGCGGACGGCCACGTAACAGTGGTCCGAGTAAAAAAACATAAAGTGAACCCACGTTTTGTTTACTATTGGCTAACTTCGAAACCTTTTCAAGAGTACATCCACTCTTCGCTCGCAATTGGAGCAACAAATCAGATAGAGCTCAACCGCGACCGCTTGTCCGACACCCATATCCCAAACCCGCCAATTTCTGAACAGCAACGAATCGTCGACTTCCTCGAGGCCGAGACAGCCCATATTGATCGATTGATTGAAACTCAGAACCGAGTGCTTGAAAAACTTGCCGAGCGTAGAATGGCAGGAATTACGCAAGCTGTATCCGGTACCGACCAAACAGGCACTCGCCCATCATCACTCACTTGGCTGGAGAAGATCCCGAGTACGTGGAAAGAAGTAAGACTTAGCCTTATAGCGCGCATGGGAAGTGGTCATACCCCCAGTCGATCACATCCCGAATGGTGGGTGGACTGCACTATTCCATGGATCACTACGGGCGAAGTGAGGCAGGTTCGCAACGACCGTCTCGAAGACCTGCATGAAACCAGGGAGAAAATCAGCGAGCTTGGTCTTGCTAATTCTGCTGCCGAACTTCGCCCTGCCGGAACAGTAGTACTTTGCCGTACAGCTTCTGCCGGCTACTCGGCAGTCATGGGCACTGACATGGCCACAAGTCAGGACTTCGTTACATGGACATGCGGCCCGCGACTTAATCCTTACTATCTACTGTGGTGCCTCCGAGCCATGCGCCCCGACCTGCTCGGGCGCCTAGCGATGGGGTCAACTCACAAAACAATATATGTGCCGGACCTGCAAATGCTACGCATCCCATTGCCTCCAATTGGCGAGCAGCAGAAAATCGTTCAGCAGATTCGAGAACAGAATGCACGCATTGATCGACTCGCAGATGCGGTGAGGCTTCAGGTTGCTCTCCTTGCCGAACGTCGCCAAGCCCTGATCACCGCTGCCGTCACCGGCCAAATCGACGTGTCCACCGCCAGCGGAAGAGGAATCGAGGACTGA